From a region of the Myxococcus stipitatus genome:
- a CDS encoding prolyl oligopeptidase family serine peptidase, with protein sequence MDYPVTRADAVVDSVHGVPVSDAYRWLEDEKAPEVQAWMRAQDALTRRTLAGVPVRDALARRFGELFYVDSISAPARRGDRYFYVRTHKDKEKGVLYWREGEAGAEKVLLDPNGWSADGSVSLGTWVPSWDGRKVAFAQRPNAADEAVLHVVDVDTGAWSQVDVIEGGKYATPKWTPDGAGFYYEWLPTDAAIPVDERPGHTTLRYHALGEPPAKDAVVHPRTGDPSTFLAGDLSRDGRYLFVIISRGWSENDVYWKRVDEKDFRLLVRGEGATYTVHAWKDVFYVSTDEGAPRGRVFAVDPKRPERAAWREIVPQDETASLQSLSLVGGHLALEYMKDVTTEVRVATLEGRQVRTVELPGVGAASNLYGLEDQDDAYFVFTSFTTPRLVYKTSVATGASSLWAKVELPMDPSAYTVDQVFYPSKDGTRVPMFLVYRKGLARDGNAPTLLYGYGGFNVNMQPTFRASILPWLDAGGVYAVANLRGGGEYGKEWHEAGRLGRKQNVFDDFHAAAEYLVRERYTQPRRLAIHGGSNGGLLVGAAMTQRPDLYGAVVCAVPLLDMVRYHLFGSGRTWIPEYGSAERPEDFQTLYAYSPYHHVRPDGRYPALLMMSADHDDRVDPMHARKFVAAVQNVVGNQAPALLRIEMNAGHTGADQVVRSIESSADLYAFLFQVLEVGGLQGGGPAQGR encoded by the coding sequence CATGGCGTGCCGGTGTCGGACGCCTACCGTTGGCTGGAGGACGAGAAGGCGCCGGAGGTGCAGGCGTGGATGCGCGCGCAGGACGCGCTGACGCGGCGGACGCTCGCGGGCGTGCCCGTGCGAGACGCGCTGGCGCGCCGCTTCGGCGAGCTGTTCTACGTGGACTCCATCTCCGCCCCCGCGCGGCGCGGCGACCGCTACTTCTACGTCCGCACCCACAAGGACAAGGAGAAGGGCGTCCTGTACTGGCGCGAGGGTGAGGCGGGAGCGGAGAAGGTCCTGTTGGACCCGAACGGCTGGAGCGCGGACGGCTCCGTGTCCCTGGGCACATGGGTGCCCTCCTGGGACGGCCGCAAGGTGGCCTTCGCCCAGCGCCCCAACGCGGCGGACGAGGCCGTGCTGCACGTGGTGGACGTGGACACCGGCGCCTGGTCGCAGGTCGACGTCATCGAGGGCGGCAAGTACGCCACGCCCAAGTGGACGCCGGACGGCGCGGGCTTCTACTACGAGTGGCTGCCCACGGACGCCGCCATCCCCGTGGACGAGCGCCCCGGCCACACCACGCTGCGCTACCACGCGCTGGGCGAGCCGCCCGCGAAGGACGCGGTGGTGCATCCTCGCACGGGCGACCCGTCCACCTTCCTGGCCGGCGACCTGAGCCGGGATGGCCGCTACCTGTTCGTCATCATCTCCCGGGGCTGGAGCGAGAACGACGTCTACTGGAAGCGCGTGGACGAGAAGGACTTCCGCCTGCTGGTGAGGGGCGAGGGCGCCACCTACACCGTGCACGCCTGGAAGGACGTCTTCTACGTCAGCACGGACGAGGGCGCGCCCCGGGGCCGCGTCTTCGCGGTGGACCCGAAGCGCCCCGAGCGCGCCGCCTGGAGGGAAATCGTCCCCCAGGACGAGACGGCCTCGCTCCAGTCCCTGTCGCTGGTCGGCGGGCACCTGGCCCTGGAGTACATGAAGGACGTCACCACCGAGGTGCGCGTGGCGACGCTCGAGGGGCGCCAGGTGCGCACGGTGGAGCTGCCCGGCGTGGGCGCGGCCTCCAACCTGTACGGGCTGGAGGACCAGGATGACGCGTACTTCGTCTTCACGTCCTTCACCACGCCCCGGCTCGTCTACAAGACGTCCGTCGCCACGGGCGCCTCGTCGCTGTGGGCGAAGGTGGAGCTGCCCATGGACCCGTCCGCCTACACGGTGGACCAGGTCTTCTACCCGTCGAAGGACGGCACCCGCGTGCCCATGTTCCTGGTGTACCGCAAGGGCCTGGCGCGCGACGGCAACGCCCCCACGCTGCTCTACGGGTACGGCGGCTTCAACGTGAACATGCAGCCGACCTTCCGGGCGAGCATCCTGCCCTGGCTGGACGCGGGCGGCGTGTACGCGGTGGCCAACCTGCGCGGCGGCGGCGAGTACGGCAAGGAGTGGCACGAGGCGGGGCGGCTCGGGCGCAAGCAGAACGTCTTCGACGACTTCCACGCGGCGGCCGAGTACCTGGTGCGCGAGCGCTACACCCAGCCCCGCCGGCTGGCCATCCACGGCGGCAGCAACGGCGGCCTGCTGGTGGGGGCGGCCATGACGCAGCGGCCCGACCTCTACGGCGCGGTGGTGTGCGCCGTGCCCCTGCTCGACATGGTGCGCTACCACCTCTTCGGCAGCGGCCGGACGTGGATTCCGGAGTACGGCTCCGCCGAGCGCCCCGAGGACTTCCAGACGCTGTATGCCTACTCGCCCTACCACCACGTCCGTCCGGACGGGCGCTACCCGGCGCTGCTGATGATGTCCGCGGACCACGACGACCGGGTGGACCCCATGCATGCCCGCAAGTTCGTCGCGGCGGTCCAGAACGTGGTGGGCAACCAGGCGCCCGCACTGCTGCGTATCGAAATGAACGCGGGACACACTGGCGCGGACCAGGTGGTCCGGAGCATTGAATCCAGCGCGGACCTCTACGCGTTTCTTTTCCAGGTGTTGGAGGTGGGAGGGCTCCAGGGTGGGGGGCCAGCGCAGGGCCGCTGA
- the lon gene encoding endopeptidase La, producing MFFGRDDKKEAQKRGLTVPLLPLRDIIVFPHMVVPLFVGREKSIAALKDAMAHKGPDDKAVILLAAQKKAKTNDPSPDDIFHFGTVGHVIQLLSLPDGTVKVLVEGVRRARVKKFHPNDAFFMVEVEEVEEQTEKSVELEALVRSVHSVFEAFVKLNKRIPPEMLMQVASIDDPARLADTIVAHLSLKLNDKQALLETESPAKRLEKLYELMQGEIEILQVEKKIRTRVKKQMEKTQKEYYLNEQMQAIQKELGERDEFKNEIQEIEEKLKNKRMSKEATLKVKKELKKLRMMSPMSAEATVVRNYIDWIISLPWYDETQDRLDVTEAETVLNEDHYGLKKPKERILEYLAVQQLVKKLKGPVLCFVGPPGVGKTSLARSIARATGRKFVRLSLGGVRDEAEIRGHRRTYIGAMPGKLIQSLKKAGSNNPVFLLDEIDKMSTDFRGDPSAALLEVLDPEQNHNFNDHYLDLDYDLSKVMFICTANTMHNIPGPLQDRMEVIRIAGYTEPEKLSIARRYLIPKEQEANGLTDIKVDFSHEALRTIIHRYTRESGVRSLEREIGGVFRKIARDVLKNGKRDIEVDRKMAMKFLGTPRYRYGVAEREDQVGIVTGLAWTELGGEILTTEATVMPGKGKLIITGKLGEVMQESAQAAMSYVRSRAERFGIDRKVFENYDIHVHLPEGAIPKDGPSAGVTICTALVSALTRIHIRRDVAMTGEITLRGRVLPIGGLKEKTLAAHRAGIKTVLIPKANKKDLKDIPLKIRKQLRIVPVEFVDDVLREALVLEKPEEFGRGKPVSDSLKLPPSGEAPTAPAPA from the coding sequence ATGTTCTTCGGACGTGACGACAAGAAGGAAGCCCAGAAGCGCGGACTCACCGTCCCGCTCTTGCCCCTTCGGGACATCATCGTGTTCCCGCACATGGTGGTTCCGCTGTTCGTCGGCCGGGAGAAGTCCATCGCGGCGTTGAAGGACGCGATGGCGCACAAGGGGCCGGACGACAAGGCCGTCATCCTGCTGGCCGCCCAGAAGAAGGCCAAGACGAACGACCCCTCTCCCGACGACATCTTCCACTTCGGCACGGTGGGCCACGTCATCCAGCTGCTGTCGCTGCCGGATGGCACGGTGAAGGTGCTGGTGGAGGGCGTGCGCCGCGCCCGGGTGAAGAAGTTCCACCCGAACGACGCCTTCTTCATGGTGGAGGTGGAGGAGGTCGAGGAGCAGACGGAGAAGAGCGTGGAGCTGGAGGCGCTCGTTCGCAGCGTCCACTCCGTGTTCGAGGCCTTCGTCAAGCTCAACAAGCGCATCCCGCCGGAGATGCTGATGCAGGTGGCCAGCATCGACGACCCGGCGCGGCTCGCCGACACCATCGTCGCGCACCTGTCGCTCAAGCTGAACGACAAGCAGGCGCTGCTCGAGACGGAGTCCCCGGCCAAGCGGCTGGAGAAGCTGTACGAGCTGATGCAGGGGGAGATCGAGATTCTCCAGGTGGAGAAGAAGATCCGCACCCGCGTCAAGAAGCAGATGGAGAAGACCCAGAAGGAGTACTACCTGAATGAGCAGATGCAGGCCATTCAGAAGGAGCTGGGTGAGCGCGACGAGTTCAAGAACGAGATCCAGGAGATCGAAGAGAAGCTGAAGAACAAGCGGATGAGCAAGGAGGCCACGCTCAAGGTCAAGAAGGAGCTGAAGAAGCTCCGGATGATGAGCCCGATGAGCGCCGAGGCCACGGTCGTCCGCAACTACATCGACTGGATCATCAGCCTGCCCTGGTACGACGAGACGCAGGACCGTCTCGACGTGACGGAGGCGGAGACGGTGCTCAACGAGGACCACTACGGCCTGAAGAAGCCGAAGGAGCGCATCCTCGAGTACCTCGCGGTGCAGCAGCTGGTGAAGAAGCTCAAGGGCCCCGTGCTGTGCTTCGTGGGTCCTCCGGGCGTGGGCAAGACGTCGCTGGCGCGCTCCATCGCTCGCGCCACGGGCCGCAAGTTCGTGCGCCTGTCCCTGGGCGGCGTGCGCGACGAGGCGGAGATCCGCGGCCACCGGCGCACGTACATCGGCGCGATGCCGGGCAAGCTCATCCAGTCGCTGAAGAAGGCGGGCAGCAACAACCCCGTCTTCCTGCTCGACGAAATCGACAAGATGTCCACCGACTTCCGTGGCGACCCGAGCGCGGCGCTGCTGGAGGTGCTGGACCCCGAGCAGAACCACAACTTCAACGACCACTACCTGGACCTCGACTACGACCTGTCCAAGGTGATGTTCATCTGCACCGCGAACACGATGCACAACATCCCCGGTCCGCTGCAGGACCGCATGGAGGTCATCCGCATCGCGGGGTACACCGAGCCGGAGAAGCTCTCCATCGCCCGGCGCTACCTCATCCCGAAGGAGCAGGAGGCCAACGGGCTGACGGACATCAAGGTCGACTTCAGCCACGAGGCGCTGCGCACCATCATCCACCGCTACACGCGCGAGTCCGGCGTGCGCTCGCTGGAGCGCGAGATTGGCGGCGTGTTCCGCAAGATTGCCCGCGACGTGCTGAAGAACGGCAAGCGGGACATCGAGGTGGACCGGAAGATGGCGATGAAGTTCCTGGGCACCCCGCGCTACCGCTACGGCGTGGCGGAGCGGGAGGACCAGGTGGGCATCGTCACCGGCCTGGCGTGGACGGAGCTGGGCGGTGAAATCCTCACCACCGAGGCCACGGTAATGCCGGGCAAGGGCAAGCTCATCATCACCGGCAAGCTGGGCGAGGTGATGCAGGAGTCCGCGCAGGCCGCCATGTCGTACGTGCGCAGCCGGGCGGAGCGCTTCGGCATCGACCGCAAGGTGTTCGAGAACTACGACATCCACGTCCACCTGCCGGAGGGCGCCATCCCCAAGGACGGTCCGTCCGCGGGCGTCACCATCTGCACGGCGCTGGTGAGCGCGCTCACGCGCATCCACATCCGCCGCGACGTGGCCATGACGGGTGAAATCACCCTGCGCGGGCGCGTGCTGCCCATTGGCGGCCTGAAGGAGAAGACGCTGGCGGCGCACCGCGCGGGCATCAAGACGGTCCTCATCCCGAAGGCGAACAAGAAGGACCTGAAGGACATCCCGCTGAAGATCCGCAAGCAGCTGCGCATCGTCCCCGTGGAGTTCGTGGACGACGTGCTGCGCGAGGCGCTGGTGCTGGAGAAGCCGGAGGAGTTCGGCCGCGGCAAGCCCGTCAGCGACAGCCTCAAGCTGCCCCCCAGCGGCGAGGCCCCCACCGCGCCGGCTCCGGCCTAG
- a CDS encoding peptide ABC transporter substrate-binding protein, whose product MPTTLDWSHSDPESWANYPVMLATQRGLTQLGPDHSVRPGLAERWERSRDAQGREVYVFHLRRDVHWSDGSLLTARDFVVGWRRALRGRERGEMADLDGASEALALQETLAPEADIRAALERVGVQALDPHTLKVVLAHPRSYFLARVANVYIFYPAPAVDLEGRSDEAVRDYFDRPRDGRPLALGPYRVESWDRAGERVRLVHNPRSAFPVPLAEGEAPVPVITLMKSEIGPALYERGRVDFVFVDSAAALRVRRPDDLQREPLLSTYYLAFNTEKPPLDRPEVRRALSRALDREALMAGLLPAARPSHVLLPPELPGAATPEEAARLPRHEPERARAELAGAGGVARPLRLIYRSGDNFVPEVAIAERIAAQLAKVGVQVVLEARSDFTAEVARRTAEGPRAYDLYLRRLGGDYAHPNTFFTLFERSGNHQTGWETQGGGEPMRRFEQLLEAADAESDEARARALYVRAQEVLVGEQAVIAPLYHPDRYFRARDSLSGLDVDPFNFLALRSLRQAAPPRTQAEGTP is encoded by the coding sequence ATGCCCACCACGCTCGACTGGAGCCACTCGGACCCCGAGAGCTGGGCGAACTATCCGGTGATGCTGGCCACCCAGCGGGGGTTGACGCAGCTGGGGCCGGACCACTCGGTGCGGCCCGGGCTGGCCGAACGCTGGGAGCGCTCCCGCGACGCCCAGGGGCGCGAGGTCTACGTCTTCCACCTGCGCCGGGACGTGCACTGGTCCGACGGTTCGCTCCTCACCGCGAGGGACTTCGTCGTGGGCTGGCGCCGCGCGCTGCGCGGACGCGAGCGCGGAGAGATGGCGGACCTGGACGGGGCCTCCGAGGCGCTGGCGCTCCAGGAGACGCTGGCGCCCGAGGCCGACATCCGCGCGGCGCTCGAGCGTGTGGGCGTCCAGGCCCTGGACCCCCACACCCTGAAGGTCGTGCTGGCGCACCCGCGCAGCTACTTCCTGGCCCGCGTGGCCAACGTCTACATCTTCTATCCGGCGCCGGCCGTGGACCTGGAGGGGCGCTCGGACGAGGCGGTGCGTGACTACTTCGACCGGCCGCGCGACGGGCGTCCGCTGGCGCTCGGGCCCTACCGCGTGGAGAGCTGGGACCGCGCCGGCGAGCGCGTGCGGCTGGTGCACAACCCCCGCTCGGCCTTCCCCGTGCCGTTGGCGGAAGGCGAGGCGCCCGTCCCGGTCATCACCCTGATGAAGTCGGAGATCGGCCCGGCGCTGTACGAGCGGGGGCGCGTGGACTTCGTCTTCGTGGACAGCGCGGCGGCCCTGCGCGTGCGGCGGCCGGACGACCTCCAGCGCGAGCCGCTCCTGTCCACGTACTACCTCGCGTTCAACACGGAGAAGCCACCGCTCGACCGCCCGGAGGTCCGCCGCGCGCTGTCGCGGGCGCTGGACCGCGAGGCGCTCATGGCGGGGCTCTTGCCCGCCGCGCGGCCCTCGCACGTCCTGTTGCCGCCGGAGCTGCCCGGCGCCGCGACGCCCGAGGAGGCCGCGCGCCTGCCGCGCCACGAGCCCGAGCGGGCCCGCGCGGAGCTGGCCGGGGCGGGTGGGGTGGCGCGCCCCCTGCGCCTCATCTACCGCTCCGGCGACAACTTCGTGCCGGAGGTGGCCATCGCCGAGCGCATCGCGGCGCAGCTCGCGAAGGTGGGCGTGCAGGTGGTGCTGGAGGCGCGCTCGGACTTCACGGCCGAGGTCGCGCGCCGCACGGCGGAGGGGCCTCGCGCGTATGACCTCTACCTGCGGCGGCTGGGCGGGGACTACGCCCACCCCAACACGTTCTTCACGCTGTTCGAGCGCTCGGGCAACCACCAGACGGGCTGGGAGACCCAGGGCGGCGGCGAGCCCATGCGGCGCTTCGAGCAGCTGCTGGAGGCGGCGGACGCCGAGTCGGACGAGGCGAGGGCCCGCGCGCTGTACGTGCGAGCGCAGGAGGTCCTCGTGGGGGAGCAGGCGGTGATTGCCCCCCTCTACCACCCCGACCGCTACTTCCGGGCCCGCGACTCCCTCAGCGGCCTCGACGTGGACCCCTTCAACTTCCTGGCCCTGCGCTCGCTGCGTCAGGCCGCGCCCCCACGGACGCAGGCGGAGGGGACGCCATGA
- a CDS encoding ABC transporter permease subunit, with protein sequence MRTVLQRLARQLMLVPVVAVASYFLMAMLPLTTESESKRQVSPELAASYRRDLGIGEPLGFLRPWEKLFRGERLGTSAQGITGDELLRKLSGSVGVGMMALPLALAWALGFALARTHWRKGRWAALGDAVPAIAFGTPVFIPALLVAPAVVERGHLLPELCAALVTSIWPGIFLGTLVGDALETELSRDYVRTALGKGLSPGAVLRRHVLPNVLPALLDAVGPVATALLAGSFAAERVLGLPYFGQLYVLAVLNKQVAVVVVATTTFASLLVLVSLGVEVVRHVVDPRSREARA encoded by the coding sequence ATGAGGACCGTGCTCCAGCGGCTCGCGCGTCAGCTGATGCTGGTCCCGGTGGTCGCGGTGGCCTCGTACTTCCTGATGGCCATGTTGCCGCTCACCACGGAGAGCGAGTCGAAGCGGCAGGTGTCCCCGGAGCTGGCGGCGTCCTATCGCCGCGACCTGGGCATCGGCGAGCCGCTGGGCTTCCTCCGGCCATGGGAGAAGTTGTTCCGCGGCGAGCGGCTGGGCACCAGCGCCCAGGGCATCACCGGCGACGAGCTGCTGCGCAAGCTGTCGGGCAGCGTCGGCGTCGGGATGATGGCGCTGCCGCTCGCCCTGGCCTGGGCGTTGGGGTTCGCGCTCGCGCGGACGCACTGGCGCAAGGGCCGCTGGGCCGCGCTGGGGGACGCGGTGCCCGCCATCGCCTTCGGGACCCCCGTGTTCATCCCCGCGCTGCTCGTGGCGCCCGCCGTCGTCGAGCGGGGACACCTGCTCCCGGAGCTGTGCGCCGCGCTCGTCACGTCCATCTGGCCCGGCATCTTCCTGGGCACGCTGGTGGGGGACGCGCTGGAGACGGAGCTGTCGCGCGACTACGTGCGCACCGCGCTGGGCAAGGGCCTCTCCCCGGGCGCCGTGCTGCGCCGCCACGTGCTGCCCAACGTGCTGCCCGCGCTGCTCGACGCGGTGGGGCCGGTGGCCACCGCGCTGTTGGCCGGCTCCTTCGCGGCGGAGCGCGTGCTGGGCCTGCCGTACTTCGGTCAGCTCTACGTGCTCGCGGTGCTCAACAAGCAGGTGGCCGTCGTCGTGGTGGCCACCACCACGTTCGCCTCGCTGCTGGTGCTCGTCAGCCTGGGCGTCGAGGTGGTCCGTCACGTCGTCGACCCGCGCTCCCGGGAGGCCCGCGCATGA
- a CDS encoding ABC transporter permease subunit — translation MSGMPPRARFGFVLLVGLGVLSLVAGRLFPDWLANTCPLGVDPTRPDRTVCELAFGGLWVSLAVGLVAGALSTLIGLAVAAVARLLGGALEQVVLRGVDAVFALPDVLVVMVLQLAGQSLSDAGLGGGLGPFGLMVASLALVGWAGPARMFRNRLATLEGQEFVAAARALGGGGAHVLRVHLWPALRPFALAVFLSRLPTAILTESTVSFFGIARMEPMSLGRYLGTSYAALIYEGGSRVVLPAWALLVLLVLGASLASQALSAGPRKAA, via the coding sequence ATGAGCGGCATGCCGCCTCGCGCCCGCTTCGGCTTCGTCCTGCTGGTGGGGCTGGGAGTCCTCAGCCTGGTGGCCGGCAGGCTGTTCCCGGACTGGCTCGCCAACACCTGCCCGCTGGGCGTGGACCCCACGCGGCCGGACCGCACCGTGTGCGAGCTGGCCTTCGGCGGCCTCTGGGTGTCACTCGCCGTGGGGCTCGTGGCCGGCGCGCTGTCCACGCTCATCGGGCTGGCGGTCGCCGCCGTCGCGCGGCTCTTGGGCGGCGCGCTGGAGCAGGTCGTCCTGCGCGGGGTGGACGCCGTCTTCGCGCTGCCCGACGTCCTGGTGGTGATGGTGCTCCAGCTCGCGGGGCAGTCGCTCTCGGACGCGGGGCTCGGGGGCGGGCTGGGGCCGTTCGGGTTGATGGTGGCGTCGCTCGCCCTGGTGGGGTGGGCGGGGCCCGCGCGCATGTTCCGCAACCGCCTGGCCACCCTGGAGGGACAGGAGTTCGTCGCGGCGGCGCGCGCGCTCGGCGGTGGTGGCGCGCACGTGCTGCGCGTCCACCTGTGGCCCGCGCTGCGCCCCTTCGCGCTCGCGGTGTTCCTCAGCCGCCTGCCCACCGCCATCCTCACCGAGTCCACCGTGAGCTTCTTCGGCATCGCGCGCATGGAGCCCATGTCGCTGGGGCGCTACCTGGGCACCAGCTACGCGGCCCTCATCTACGAGGGCGGCTCGCGCGTGGTGCTGCCCGCGTGGGCGCTGCTGGTGCTGCTCGTGCTCGGCGCGTCGCTCGCCTCCCAGGCGCTCTCGGCGGGCCCTCGCAAGGCCGCCTGA
- a CDS encoding response regulator, whose product MSLPTIEELTTSLGTETRERTERTDELKLEPVRGAVLVVEDDPTHREILVEMLAGWGYEPLPVGSAEEAEFAVRNKRMDAAIVDVFLPGRSGATLMSRLRERFPQAVLIGVSAMSDAAMARKCKGLGADLFIGKPLNPERLSEALQSRHTSWH is encoded by the coding sequence ATGTCCCTGCCAACCATCGAAGAGCTGACCACGTCCCTGGGTACCGAGACGCGCGAGCGAACCGAACGCACGGACGAGCTGAAGTTGGAGCCCGTGCGTGGCGCGGTGCTCGTGGTGGAAGACGACCCGACGCATCGGGAAATCCTGGTGGAGATGCTGGCGGGTTGGGGCTACGAGCCCCTGCCCGTGGGCAGCGCCGAGGAGGCGGAGTTCGCCGTGCGCAACAAGCGCATGGACGCCGCCATCGTCGACGTGTTCCTGCCCGGTCGCAGCGGCGCCACGTTGATGTCCCGGCTGCGCGAGCGCTTCCCGCAGGCGGTCCTCATTGGCGTGAGCGCGATGAGCGACGCGGCCATGGCGCGCAAGTGCAAGGGCCTGGGCGCGGACCTGTTCATCGGCAAGCCGCTCAATCCGGAGCGTCTGTCGGAGGCGCTCCAGTCCCGACACACCAGCTGGCACTAG
- a CDS encoding YqgE/AlgH family protein, with protein MKNLAPGFLLAMPQLGDPNFYRSVVLMIEHGESGSMGLVINRGAPLTLGELARGQKMDIATERESQPVFIGGPVEPQRGFVLHDDRELTEKHPVLPGLFLSVTLDALGPLLERGAPRLRFCLGYAGWGPRQLESEIAAGSWLFTEATAEAVLGQEPGKLWETTLRGMGVDPAMLVMGRGMN; from the coding sequence GTGAAGAACCTCGCTCCCGGCTTCCTGCTGGCCATGCCTCAGCTCGGGGACCCGAACTTCTACCGCTCGGTCGTCCTGATGATCGAACACGGTGAGTCCGGCTCCATGGGGCTCGTCATCAACCGGGGCGCGCCGTTGACCCTGGGCGAGCTGGCGCGTGGCCAGAAGATGGACATCGCCACCGAGCGCGAGAGCCAGCCCGTGTTCATCGGGGGGCCGGTGGAGCCGCAGCGAGGCTTCGTGTTGCATGACGACCGCGAGCTGACGGAGAAGCACCCGGTGCTGCCGGGGCTGTTCCTCAGCGTGACGCTGGACGCGCTGGGGCCCCTGCTGGAGCGCGGCGCGCCGAGGCTGCGCTTCTGCCTGGGCTATGCCGGTTGGGGCCCGCGCCAGCTCGAGAGCGAGATCGCCGCCGGTTCGTGGCTCTTCACGGAGGCCACGGCGGAGGCGGTGCTGGGCCAGGAGCCCGGCAAGCTGTGGGAGACGACGTTGCGTGGCATGGGCGTCGACCCGGCCATGCTGGTGATGGGAAGGGGAATGAACTGA
- a CDS encoding BolA family protein, translated as MLDPEFIRGRILEALPGSEVDVRDTTGTGDHFEARVVSPDFAGKAMVQQHQLVYAPLQQWLKSGELHALALKTYSPEQWKKLGNR; from the coding sequence ATGTTGGACCCAGAATTCATCCGTGGACGCATCCTGGAGGCCCTGCCGGGCTCCGAGGTGGACGTGCGGGACACGACGGGGACGGGCGACCACTTCGAGGCACGCGTGGTGAGCCCGGACTTCGCCGGCAAGGCGATGGTGCAGCAGCACCAGCTCGTGTATGCGCCGCTCCAGCAGTGGCTCAAGTCCGGCGAGCTGCACGCGCTGGCCCTGAAGACCTATTCGCCCGAGCAGTGGAAGAAGCTCGGGAACCGTTGA
- the grxD gene encoding Grx4 family monothiol glutaredoxin, with translation MTPELKARFDEITKSHPIVLFMKGNALFPQCGFSARALQLLQPHGEVFTVDVLADPEVRQGIKDYTNWPTIPQIFIHGQFVGGSDILMELAERGELADLVAGKSPA, from the coding sequence ATGACCCCCGAACTCAAGGCCCGGTTCGACGAAATCACGAAGTCGCACCCCATCGTCCTCTTCATGAAGGGCAACGCCCTGTTCCCCCAGTGCGGGTTCTCCGCGCGGGCCCTCCAGTTGCTGCAGCCCCACGGCGAGGTCTTCACCGTGGACGTGCTCGCGGACCCGGAGGTGCGGCAGGGCATCAAGGACTACACGAACTGGCCCACCATCCCGCAGATCTTCATCCACGGGCAGTTCGTGGGGGGCTCCGACATCCTCATGGAGCTGGCCGAGCGCGGTGAGCTGGCGGACCTGGTCGCCGGCAAGTCGCCCGCCTGA
- a CDS encoding DUF2914 domain-containing protein — MVNATPPDTSQKQDETADAPGTPAAAQTNAAVALTDSPLTGASPAVVDPDDLVATAKTPTLMEKVQAFRARHEKWEMAAFFFGGFLYDIVSLSRIDDTLTMVQSFAYLLILASLLLLEQRYPEGTEPPSLLAKVWRWREDAVHFFFGSLLSVFMLLLFKSTSGVLPYLFVVALFALLVANELPRFRQMGPVVRVSLLSLCVTMYFACLLPVVFGRIGLWVFLLAVGLGCASIFGLMRLMERWRPDLEYLVRKVAVPGFGVQAALLGCYLLGVVPPIPLAVQYSGIYHDVKRVSPGVYQLTSVDDSIWYKPWTWFGPDFVIRPGDKPYYFFRIFAPKNFAPYKVRVRWYYDHPEKGWTTNGSGFMANVSSNGTDGGYRYYATTSNLKPGHWRVVLETEDGHEINRLSFTAGADTRSEPRELKVEYSTLKELLPLSAEAWEKSRKVAPPSTPPGAPASPAPLPADEVAPPEAPVAPAAP, encoded by the coding sequence GTGGTCAATGCCACCCCGCCCGATACTTCCCAGAAGCAGGATGAGACCGCGGACGCGCCGGGGACCCCGGCCGCCGCGCAGACGAACGCCGCCGTCGCCCTGACGGACTCCCCGCTGACGGGCGCCTCGCCCGCCGTGGTGGACCCGGACGACCTGGTGGCCACGGCGAAGACGCCCACCCTGATGGAGAAGGTGCAGGCGTTCCGTGCCCGCCACGAGAAGTGGGAGATGGCCGCCTTCTTCTTCGGTGGCTTCCTCTACGACATCGTCTCGCTCAGCCGCATCGACGACACGCTGACGATGGTGCAGAGCTTCGCGTACCTGCTCATCCTGGCGTCGCTGTTGCTGTTGGAGCAGCGCTACCCGGAGGGCACGGAGCCGCCGAGCCTGCTCGCGAAGGTGTGGCGCTGGCGCGAGGACGCCGTCCACTTCTTCTTCGGCAGCCTGCTCAGCGTCTTCATGCTGCTGCTCTTCAAGAGCACGTCGGGCGTGTTGCCGTACCTGTTCGTGGTGGCCCTGTTCGCGCTGCTCGTGGCCAACGAGCTGCCGCGCTTCCGCCAGATGGGGCCTGTCGTCCGCGTGTCGCTGCTCAGCCTGTGCGTGACGATGTACTTCGCGTGCCTGCTGCCGGTGGTGTTCGGGCGCATCGGCCTGTGGGTGTTCCTGCTGGCCGTGGGGCTGGGCTGCGCGAGCATCTTCGGGCTGATGCGGTTGATGGAGCGCTGGCGGCCGGACCTGGAGTACCTGGTGCGCAAGGTGGCGGTGCCGGGCTTCGGCGTGCAGGCGGCGCTGCTGGGCTGCTACCTGCTGGGCGTCGTCCCGCCCATCCCCCTGGCGGTGCAGTACTCGGGCATCTACCACGACGTGAAGCGCGTCAGCCCCGGCGTGTACCAGCTCACCTCGGTGGACGACTCCATCTGGTACAAGCCGTGGACGTGGTTCGGTCCGGACTTCGTCATTCGTCCTGGCGACAAGCCGTACTACTTCTTCCGCATCTTCGCGCCGAAGAACTTCGCGCCCTACAAGGTCCGGGTGCGTTGGTACTACGACCACCCGGAGAAGGGCTGGACGACCAACGGCAGCGGCTTCATGGCCAACGTCAGCAGCAACGGCACGGACGGGGGCTACCGCTACTACGCCACCACGTCGAACCTGAAGCCGGGGCACTGGCGCGTGGTGCTGGAGACGGAGGACGGGCACGAAATCAACCGCCTGTCCTTCACCGCGGGGGCGGACACGCGCTCCGAGCCGCGCGAGCTGAAGGTGGAGTACTCCACGCTCAAGGAGCTGCTGCCGCTGTCCGCCGAGGCCTGGGAGAAGAGCCGCAAGGTCGCTCCTCCGAGCACCCCGCCGGGGGCGCCAGCGTCTCCGGCGCCGCTCCCCGCGGATGAGGTGGCTCCGCCCGAGGCCCCGGTGGCGCCGGCCGCGCCCTGA